The stretch of DNA CGAGCTTGGCCGCGACGGTGATCTCTCGGGCGAGCTTGGAGAACACCTTCGAGCGGACCGCGTCGACGCGGCCCTTGCGGTGCATGATGTTCTTGAACTGTGAATGCCCGGCCATGGTGCTCCCCGGCGGATGGATCGATCCTTGCGCCCGGAGAGCGCCCGGCGGGGCTCTCGACGCCGCAAGGCCTTTCGTGAGACAGCCGGCTTATAGGCGCGCGTCCCCGGGTAAGACAATCGCGCCGCGCGAGGTTTTCGCAGCCCTTCGCGGGTGCGAAAACCCGGTGGAATCAGGCCCCTACGCAGGTCGGGATCAGTGCGCCGCACCCCCGATGATCGCCCGGCGCAGGCGGCCCGAGACGAGGTCGATCAGCGCCACGGTGACGAGGATCATCAGCACCAGGAAGGCGACCTGCTGCATCTCCAGCACCCGGATCAGCTCGGTGAGGTACTGGCCGATGCCGCCGGCCCCGACGATGCCGATGATGGTGGCCGAGCGGGTGTTCGACTCGAAGAAGTACAGCACCTGGCTTGCGAGCACCGGCAGCACCGCCGGCACCAGGCCGAACCGCACCCGGTGCAGCCGGGAGCCGCCGGACGCGGTCACGCCCTCCTGCGCCTTGCGGTCGGCGGTCTCGACCGCCTCGGAGAAGAGTTTTCCGAGCGCGCCGAAATCCGAGCAGGCGATGGCGAGAGCACCGGCGAACGGCCCGAGGCCGACGACGTTGATCCAGATCAGCGCCCAGATCAGCACGTCGACGGAGCGGATCACGTCGAAGCCGCGGCGCACCCCGAAGCGCAGGAAGGGGTTTCTCACCACGTTGCGGGCGGCGAGGAACGCCACCGGGAAGGCGAGGCAGGCCGCCGTCAGCGTGCCGAGGAAGGCGATCGCCAGGGTCTCGCCCAACGCGGTCAGGAACAGGCCGAAGCGACCCTCCGCGGAGGGCGGCAGCATCATGCCGGCGAACTCGCCGAGACGGTGCAGGCCGTGGACGATGCGCAGCAGCGAGAAATCGAGCCGGACCATCGCGACGGCCGCGAGGCCGAGGATTGCGGCAAGGCTGCCGATCACGGCGGCGCGGCGGGACCACGAAGGCCGGAAGACCGCCGGGTGGCGGGCGCGCAACCCGTCGAGGTCGGCGAGCGCGGCCCGGCGCAGGGCGGAAGGTGGTCGGCGGCTCACGGGTGGGCCTCCCGGCCGAGGAGGCGGTGGCGCAAGGCCTCGGTGGCCAGATCGATCGCCACCACGGTGAGGATGATGAGGACGAGGATCGCGCTCACATCCGAGTAGTAGAAGTTGCGAATCGCCACTAGGAATTCCTGGCCGATGCCGCCGGCCCCGACGAAGCCCATCACGCCGGCCCCCCGCACGTTGATCTCGAAACGGAGCAGCGCGTAGGAGGCGAAGCTCGAGAGCACCTGCGGCACCACCGCGAAGCGCACGGTCTCGAGGAGGCCCGCGCCGGTGCCGGTCAGCCCCTCGACCGGCTTCATGTCGATGTTCTCGACCACCTCGGAGAAGAGCTTGCCGAGCGCTCCCGTGGTGTGGATGGCGAGCGCCAGCACGCCGACCATCGGCCCGAGCCCGAAGGCGATGACGAAGATCAGCGCGAACACCACCTCCGGCACCGTGCGGCAGACTTCCAGGAAGCGCCGGGCGCAGAAGCGGATGGCCGGGGAACGCACCAGGTTGGCCGAGGCGAGGAAGCACAGGCCGAACGCCGCGATGCCGCCGAACAGCGTGCCGAGATAGGCCATCAGGATGGTCTCGCCCAGCAGCGACAGCCATTTCGGCAGGCCCCAGTACCAGGCCGCGACATCCGCCGGCAGGTTGTCGAGGGTCAGGACCGGCAGGATCTGGCCGAGATAGGCGGTGAAGTTCTGGATGTTGTCGACGAAGGTGAGCGGCCGCACCTCGGCCATCCAGCCGGCGAGGAGGTAGAGCGCCACGATGACGACGACGACCGCCAGGTTGCGCCGGCGCGTCGAGGCGACGGCGCCGGAATAGGCGGCGAGCAGCGTCCTCTCGCGCTCGGGCGGCAAGGTCTCGATGCGGACGGTCACGGGGTTCTGGGTCTCCGGAGCCGGATCGGCGCCCGCACGTCGGGAGGGCATCCAGCGAGACAATCGAGCGCGGGCGTCCCCTCTCCCCGCCCGCGGGGAGAGGAGAAGACCCGTGCGTTACGACCGCTTGCGCTGGTCGTCGTTGTGGCGGAGCATGTCGATGATCGGCTGGTAGTCCTTCAGCGTCACCGGAGTGAGACCGAGATCCTTGCCGTCCGAGAGCTTGTCGAAGGCGGCCTTGTCCTTGGTCGGGAAGTCGACGAAAGCCTGGCGGATCGTCTGCTTCAGGTCGTCCGGTAGGCTGGCGAGGACCGCGAACGGGCCCTCGGGCAGGAACTCGGACTTGAAGACGACGCGGAAATCCGACTGCTTCAGCGGCGAGCCGTCGGGGTTCTTCATGCCCTTGGCGGCCATGCGGGTGACGGTCGTGTCGGTCTCGGAGTTCCAGAGATTGGCGGCGGCATCGGCCGTGCCCTGGGCCAGCGCCAGCACGGCGTTCTCGTGGCTGCCGGCATAGAAGGTCTTGCCGAAGAACTTGTCGACGTCGTGTCCGGCCTTGTGCAGGAAGAAGCGCGGGGCCTGGTTGCCGGAAGTGGAATTCGGATCGACGAAGGCGAGGTTCTTGCCCTTCAAATCCTCGATCGACTTGTACGGGCTGTCGGACCGGACGTAGATTACCGAGTAATAACCCGAGGCACCGGTCTCGTGCTTCTGGTTGACCAGCGGCTCGAGCTTCACGCCGGTCATCACCGCGCGGGCGAAGGAGGCCGGGCCGTAGAAGGCGATCTGGATGTTGCCGGCGCGCTGGCCCTCGATCACCGCGGCGTAGTCGTTGGCGACCCGCAGCTTCACCGGAACGCCGAGTTCCTTGGTGAGATAGGCGGTGAGCGGGGTCCAGCGGTCGACGGTGCCCGAGGCGTTCTCGGCCGGGATCACGCCCAGCGTCAGCTCGGGGTACTTCGCCTTCCAGTCCTGCGCGAAAGCGGGGCCGGCGGCGAGCATCAGGGCGGCGGCGCCCACGAGGGTGCGACGGTTCAACATCGATCCAAGTCCTTCTCGGAACAAAAAGTCTCAGGCGCTCAGCGCCTCCGCGTGGCGGACGGGCGCGCGCACCGGCACCGGCGGCGCCTCGGGCTCGCCGCGGTCCATCACCTCGCCGGCCTCGAGCCCGTAGAGGGTGCGGGCGACATCCTCGGTGAGGTCGAAGCCGCGTCCGTCGAACACCACCCGGCCGGCGGAGAGGCCGATCAGCCGGTCGCAATAGGCGCGGGCGAGGTCGAGGGAGTGCAGGTTGCACAAGACGGTGATGCCGTAGCGCCTGTTGGCGTCGGCCAGCGCATCCATCACTAGGCGGGTGTTGCGCGGGTCGAGGGAGGCGACCGGCTCGTCGGCCAGGATGATCTCCGGCTCCTGCACCAGGGCGCGGGCGATGGCGACGCGCTGCTGCTGGCCGCCCGAGAGCTGGTCGGCCCGGTTGGCGGCGAACGCCCCCATGTCGAAATTCTCAAGGGCGGCCAGCGCCAGCGCCCGGTCCTCCTCGCTCCACCATTTCAGGAGCGAGCGGTGGGGCGGGACCTGGTTGAGCCGGCCCATCAGCACGTTCGTCATCACGTCGAGGCGGCCGACGAGGTTGAATTGCTGGAAGATCATCGCGCAGCGGGCGCGCCAGGCGCGAAGGGCGCCGCCGCGCAAGGCCGTCACGTCGGTGCCGTCGTAGAGGATGCGCCCGGCCGTCGGGTCGGCGAGGCGGTTGAGCATGCGCAGCAGGGTCGACTTGCCGGCGCCCGAGCGCCCGATCACGCCGACGAAGCTGCCGCGCTCGATCGACAGGCTGACCCCGTCCACCGCTCGGCGGGCCCCGTATTGACGCGTGAGATTTTCGACAACCAGCATCCGCTCGCCCGATTTCCCTGTTCGGCGAACGTAAACGCCCGTTCAACGACAATCGGATGACAGATCGTCAGTGCTTAGCCGGCGTACTTATCAAGGAAGGACTCGATCGGAAGCTGACGGAAGTCGGGAAGTGCGGCGCGCAACCTGTCATGGTCCCAATCCCACCAGGCCAGGCGCATCAGGCGCGCGGAGACCGCCTCGTCGAAGCGGCGGCGCACGGGCCGAGCCGGGTTGCCGACCACGATGGTGTAGGGCGCGACGTCCCGGGTGACGATGGCGCCCGCGCCGACCACCGCCCCGGTGCCGATGCTGCGCCCGGGCAGCACGACGACACCGTGGCCGATCCAGACGTCGTGCCCGATGGTGACGGGCAAGGCCCGGCGCCGGTCGAAGAAGGCCGGCTCGTTCGACTCCTCCGGCCAATAGGACGCGGCGCGGTAGGTGAAGTGGCTCTGCGAGGCCCGCTCCATCGGGTGGTTGCCCGGATTGATCCGCACCATCGCGGCGATCGAGCAGAACTTGCCGATCGTCGTATAGATCACCTCGCCATCGTTGCCGATGTAGGAATAGTCGTCGAGGGTTGTCTCGGTGAGCCGGGTGCGGGGACCGACCTCGGTATAGCGGCCGAGGCGGCAATCCCGGACCGTGGCGGTCGGGTCGATGGCGGGGTCCAGCCCGAGTTGTTCGGCCATGGCGTCATCCTCCGAAGGCGATACGCTGCACGACCCGGAACGGCGCGGTGCCGTCCTGTCGCAGCACCGACAGGGCGTCGAGGGTAAGGGGTTCAGTCTCGCCATAGGCCGCTGCCAGGCGCTCGCGCCAGGGGGCGCGGGCCTCCTCCGGCAGGGCGTCGGTGAGCGTCATGTGGAAGCGGAACTCCTCGAAGACGTGCGGGTAGCCCCATCGCGCCAGCAGCGCCCGGCCGCGGGGGCTCAGGCGCTCGGGCCGGCGGCGCGCGGTCTCGGCCTCGGTCAGGGGTGCGCGGAACGGCTCGAAGGCAGCGACGCATTCGGCGGCGAACAGGCCGAGTTCCGGGGGGGCGGCTACCGGGACCAGGGCCGTGAAGGCGCCGAGGGTCGCGACCCGCAAGAGACCGACCGAGACCGGCGGATGATCCTTCGCCAGGGAAGCGGCGGCGTCCAGAAGATCGGCCTCGGTGACGCCGGCTCTCAAGCGCATCGGCGCCTTCAGGGTGGCGTGGAAGCCGTAGACGCTGGGGGATTCCGTCACGCCTGCGAGGTCGGCGAGGCCCTCCGGCCGGGAGATCTCCGCGCCGGTGTGGTTGTCATAACCGAGGACGGCGTTGCCGAAGCGGGCGAGGGCCGAGCCGGGCTTCGGCGTGAAGTAGAGGGCGTAGCGGGGGGTGCCGGTCACGCGGTTCTCCTTGGGCTGCTCGATTCAGCACGCGGGCGTGACCGGATGGTGACGGCGGAGGGAACATCATCCTCTACCGGCCTTGGAGTTTGTTCGAGTTGGCTAACCGAAGTGAAGCCCTCGATGTCATCCCGGGGCCGCGAAAGCGGAACCCGGGATCCATAACCGCTGACGATGCCGAATGGAGCGGAACGCTGATCGCAATATCCTGGCGCGTCGGCGGTTATGGATCCCGGGTTCTCGTCTTCGACGAGCCCCGGGATGACGAGGAGAGTTGTCGAAGTCGGTGCCAGATCACGGGATTGCGCCTCAAACAGCCTCCCGAACCACCACCTCCGCCCCCACCGCCGCCAGCGCGAAGGCATAGATCAGCGCCACCTCCTCCAGCCGGTCGAAGCGGCCGGCCGCGCCGCCGTGCCCCGCCTCCATGTTGGTGCGCAGCAGCACCGGCCCGCCCCGGTCATGGTGGCGCGCAGGCGCGCGACCCACTTCGCCGGCTCCCAATAGGTCACCCGCGGGTCGGTGAGGCCGCCGAGCGCCAGGATCGCCGGATAGGCCTTGGCCGCGACGTTGTCGTAGGGCGAATACGACAGGATGGTCTCGAAAGCCTGGAGGTCGGCGCCCGGATTGCCCCATTCGGGCCATTCCGGCGGGGTCAGCGGCAGTTCGCCGTCGAGCATGGTGTTGAGCACGTCGACGAAGGGCACGTCGGCGACGATGCCGGCAAACAGCTCGGGCGCGAGGTTCGCCACCGCCCCCATCAGCATGCCACCGGCGCTGCCGCCATGAGCGACGATGCGGCCGGCGCCCGTATAACGCGCCTCGATCAGCGCGCGGGCGCAGGCGACGAAGTCCGAGAAGGTGTTGGGCTTCTTCTCGCGCTTGCCGTCGAGGTACCAGCGCCAGCCCTTCTCGGTGCCGCCGCGGACATGCGCGATGGCGTAGACGAAGCCGCGATCGACGAGCGAGAGCGGGTTGGTGCGGAAGGCCGCCGACATCAGCGAGCCGTAGGAGCCGTAGCCGTAGAGCAGCAGCGGCGCAGTGCCGTCGAGGGGCATGTCCCGGCGATGCAGCAGCGAGACCGGCACCTGCTCCCCGTCCGGCGCGGTCGCGAACAGGCGGCGGGTGACGTAGGCCGCCGGGTCGTGGCCGCTCGGCACGTCCTGGCGCTTGCGCAAGGTCCGGTCGCGGGTGGTGGCGTGGTAATCGTAGGTCTCCGCCGGCGTCGTCATCGACGAGTAGGTGAAGCGGATCAGATCGGTATCGAAGGCGTGGCCCGGCGAGAGACCGAGCGAATAGGCCTCCTCGGCGAAGGCCACGGTATGCTCGGCGCCGCTCTCCGCGTCGCGGACGATCAGCCGCGGCCGGGCATTCTCCAGTTCCAACCGCACGAGGTGGCGGGCCAGCACGTGCTGGAAGCGGATCATGACCCCGGCGCGATGCGGGATCAGGTCGCGCCAGTTTGCCTTGGCCGGATCGTCGAGGGGCGCCACCGCGATCTTGAAGTCCTCGGCGCCGTCGGCATTGGTGAGCACGAACAACTCGTCGCCGCGATGCTCGACCGAGTAGATCAGCTTGGGCTCGCGCGTCGCCACGACCCGCAACGGCGCGAAGGGCGTAGCGCGCTCGGCGAGGTGGACCTCCGAGGTCTCGTGGTCGTTCGCCGTCACCACCAGGTAGGCGCCGGACTGGGTCTCGCCGATGCCGACGAAGAAGCCGGCATCGCTCTCCTCGTAGACCGTCTCGTCGTCGCTCTGCGGCGTGCCGAGACGGTGCAGCATCACGGTCGCGGGGCGGTGGTTCTCGTCGACCGCGACGTACCAGAAGGCGCGGCCGTCGCCGCTCCACACCACGTCGCCGGTGGTGGCGAGAACCTGGTCCTCCCGATCCTTGCCCGTGGCGAGGTCGCGGACCCGGATCGTATAGAGTTCGGAGCCCTTGGTGTCGGCGCTCCAGGCGACGAGCCGGTGGTCGTCGGAATGGGTGGCGTCCTCCAGGCTGAAGAAGGCGTGCCCCTCCCCTTCCTTGTCGCCGTCGATCAGGATTTCCTCGCCGTCTCCGGCGAGATCGCCGACGAGGCCGGGGGCGACCGTGGCCGCCGGGCGGCGGCAGACCAGCGGGTGCTGCCCGCCCTCGCGGTAGCGGGTGTAGTAGGCAAACGGCCCATCGAGGTCCGGCACGCTGCCGTCATCCTCGCGGATGCGCCCGCGCATCTCGGCGACCAGCGTCTCGCGCAGAGCCTTGGTGCCGGCGAGCGCGGCGTCCGCGTAGGTGTTCTCGGCCTCCAGGAGGGTGCGGATCTCCGCCGGCAGGGCG from Methylobacterium aquaticum encodes:
- the phnE gene encoding phosphonate ABC transporter, permease protein PhnE; its protein translation is MSRRPPSALRRAALADLDGLRARHPAVFRPSWSRRAAVIGSLAAILGLAAVAMVRLDFSLLRIVHGLHRLGEFAGMMLPPSAEGRFGLFLTALGETLAIAFLGTLTAACLAFPVAFLAARNVVRNPFLRFGVRRGFDVIRSVDVLIWALIWINVVGLGPFAGALAIACSDFGALGKLFSEAVETADRKAQEGVTASGGSRLHRVRFGLVPAVLPVLASQVLYFFESNTRSATIIGIVGAGGIGQYLTELIRVLEMQQVAFLVLMILVTVALIDLVSGRLRRAIIGGAAH
- a CDS encoding chloramphenicol acetyltransferase, producing the protein MAEQLGLDPAIDPTATVRDCRLGRYTEVGPRTRLTETTLDDYSYIGNDGEVIYTTIGKFCSIAAMVRINPGNHPMERASQSHFTYRAASYWPEESNEPAFFDRRRALPVTIGHDVWIGHGVVVLPGRSIGTGAVVGAGAIVTRDVAPYTIVVGNPARPVRRRFDEAVSARLMRLAWWDWDHDRLRAALPDFRQLPIESFLDKYAG
- the phnC gene encoding phosphonate ABC transporter ATP-binding protein — its product is MLVVENLTRQYGARRAVDGVSLSIERGSFVGVIGRSGAGKSTLLRMLNRLADPTAGRILYDGTDVTALRGGALRAWRARCAMIFQQFNLVGRLDVMTNVLMGRLNQVPPHRSLLKWWSEEDRALALAALENFDMGAFAANRADQLSGGQQQRVAIARALVQEPEIILADEPVASLDPRNTRLVMDALADANRRYGITVLCNLHSLDLARAYCDRLIGLSAGRVVFDGRGFDLTEDVARTLYGLEAGEVMDRGEPEAPPVPVRAPVRHAEALSA
- a CDS encoding DUF1045 domain-containing protein — its product is MTGTPRYALYFTPKPGSALARFGNAVLGYDNHTGAEISRPEGLADLAGVTESPSVYGFHATLKAPMRLRAGVTEADLLDAAASLAKDHPPVSVGLLRVATLGAFTALVPVAAPPELGLFAAECVAAFEPFRAPLTEAETARRRPERLSPRGRALLARWGYPHVFEEFRFHMTLTDALPEEARAPWRERLAAAYGETEPLTLDALSVLRQDGTAPFRVVQRIAFGG
- the phnD gene encoding phosphonate ABC transporter substrate-binding protein; translation: MLNRRTLVGAAALMLAAGPAFAQDWKAKYPELTLGVIPAENASGTVDRWTPLTAYLTKELGVPVKLRVANDYAAVIEGQRAGNIQIAFYGPASFARAVMTGVKLEPLVNQKHETGASGYYSVIYVRSDSPYKSIEDLKGKNLAFVDPNSTSGNQAPRFFLHKAGHDVDKFFGKTFYAGSHENAVLALAQGTADAAANLWNSETDTTVTRMAAKGMKNPDGSPLKQSDFRVVFKSEFLPEGPFAVLASLPDDLKQTIRQAFVDFPTKDKAAFDKLSDGKDLGLTPVTLKDYQPIIDMLRHNDDQRKRS
- the phnE gene encoding phosphonate ABC transporter, permease protein PhnE, encoding MTVRIETLPPERERTLLAAYSGAVASTRRRNLAVVVVIVALYLLAGWMAEVRPLTFVDNIQNFTAYLGQILPVLTLDNLPADVAAWYWGLPKWLSLLGETILMAYLGTLFGGIAAFGLCFLASANLVRSPAIRFCARRFLEVCRTVPEVVFALIFVIAFGLGPMVGVLALAIHTTGALGKLFSEVVENIDMKPVEGLTGTGAGLLETVRFAVVPQVLSSFASYALLRFEINVRGAGVMGFVGAGGIGQEFLVAIRNFYYSDVSAILVLIILTVVAIDLATEALRHRLLGREAHP